In Edaphobacter paludis, a single window of DNA contains:
- a CDS encoding ThuA domain-containing protein has product MRQTRFIATTCISTGAAVLLAFGIADLRAQAPRGGQTAQALFAALDTHKDGTLTRPELESGFNSWFTAWDDTNSRTLTQSQILAGISKLLPAPPAVKPGQANTFNPAGNSTPIPVSQAAVDAMMAALPTTPGSKPIHERRVLVLAHTGAGGFVHASIPLAAKAVEALGNRGGLWTTTVSYDAADINTDNLKKYDAIFLDSTTACFLDDPNPAVTAARRAAFLDFVRGGKGVAAIHAATDSYHTDCLASEAAAKNGSTGRNLGALVLASRLVTAADKDNDETVSRQEWAALADDWFQKLDTGNTGKVTRADFVAHFNSLLPPPDMRRLHLESKPVLQWPEFNKLIGGYFKFHWPDPQLITVKIDDPNSPLTAMFHGKEFEIHDETYTFEQESFSRKNVHVLTSIDYGKMSAADKAKEVNPRTDADYALSYIRREGKGRVFYEGHGHSDRVYAMTPMLEHIRAGIQYALGDLKADDSPSVK; this is encoded by the coding sequence ATGAGACAAACCAGATTTATCGCAACGACTTGTATCTCGACTGGCGCTGCTGTACTGCTCGCATTCGGTATCGCGGATCTACGAGCGCAGGCACCGCGCGGTGGCCAAACAGCTCAGGCGCTATTTGCTGCCCTCGACACCCATAAGGATGGAACGCTGACTCGGCCCGAACTGGAGTCTGGCTTCAACTCCTGGTTTACAGCCTGGGACGACACAAATAGCCGGACTCTTACCCAGTCTCAGATTTTGGCCGGAATCAGCAAGTTGCTGCCGGCGCCGCCCGCCGTGAAGCCCGGGCAAGCCAACACTTTCAATCCGGCCGGTAACTCGACGCCGATCCCGGTATCGCAAGCTGCTGTGGACGCCATGATGGCAGCCTTACCGACTACCCCGGGTAGCAAACCGATACACGAACGCAGAGTGCTGGTGCTGGCCCATACGGGCGCTGGAGGGTTCGTGCATGCCTCCATCCCGTTGGCTGCGAAGGCGGTAGAAGCACTGGGGAACCGAGGCGGTTTATGGACCACTACTGTCAGTTACGACGCCGCGGATATCAACACCGATAATCTCAAGAAATACGACGCCATTTTCCTGGACAGCACAACTGCGTGTTTTCTTGACGATCCGAATCCCGCCGTTACGGCCGCGCGGCGAGCGGCATTTCTGGATTTCGTGAGAGGTGGAAAGGGCGTTGCCGCAATACACGCGGCGACAGACTCGTACCACACCGATTGCCTGGCAAGTGAGGCTGCTGCAAAGAACGGCAGTACCGGACGGAACCTAGGAGCGTTGGTTTTAGCTTCCCGGCTCGTCACAGCAGCCGACAAGGATAACGACGAAACCGTCAGTCGGCAGGAGTGGGCCGCACTTGCCGATGATTGGTTCCAGAAGTTGGATACCGGCAATACGGGTAAGGTCACCCGCGCCGATTTCGTGGCGCATTTCAATTCATTGTTACCCCCACCGGACATGCGTCGTCTGCATCTGGAATCGAAACCTGTACTGCAATGGCCGGAGTTCAATAAGCTCATTGGCGGTTACTTCAAATTTCACTGGCCCGATCCGCAACTGATTACTGTCAAGATTGATGACCCGAACAGTCCTTTGACGGCTATGTTCCATGGTAAGGAGTTCGAGATCCATGATGAGACATACACATTCGAGCAGGAATCGTTCTCGCGGAAAAACGTGCATGTACTGACGAGTATTGACTACGGCAAGATGAGCGCTGCAGATAAAGCAAAAGAAGTGAATCCGCGAACCGATGCCGATTATGCCTTGAGTTATATTCGCCGCGAGGGCAAGGGGCGAGTTTTCTACGAAGGGCACGGCCACAGTGATCGGGTGTATGCCATGACGCCGATGCTGGAGCACATTCGAGCTGGGATTCAATACGCGCTTGGCGACCTGAAAGCGGACGACAGCCCCTCAGTGAAATAA
- the dnaN gene encoding DNA polymerase III subunit beta has product MDETTAAAAPTGNLEITVSRAELLRELTAAQSVVERKTTIPILSNFLFEAADDKLTITATDLDQSLRTSCVAKVKKPGACTIPARKLYDYIKLLPEGEISLKLMDNHWVQIRAGRSNTKMVGMARANFPQVPEFPASSAVKISVPALKNMVSKTIFAISNEESRYTLNGALLVLKAESMAMVATDGHRLAHIEKLGETLEGISGEKKTLIPRKALAEIAGLLGSTDAETLEFADDDQTLFFKIGGRVLTSRKLTGQFPNYEAVLPRDNTKFVIVRSEDLMSSIQRVAQFADERSGAIKIRLEQNELKLSSSSTDAGESEDTIETPYNYDPLVVGFNSQYLIDFLKAIGNTGEVRLEFKDAQSAGQMRPEDANEDVKYRYILMPMRI; this is encoded by the coding sequence ATGGACGAGACGACCGCAGCAGCAGCCCCCACCGGCAACCTCGAAATCACCGTGTCGCGCGCCGAGTTGCTGCGCGAGCTGACGGCGGCGCAGTCGGTGGTGGAGCGCAAGACGACGATCCCGATCCTGTCGAATTTTCTGTTCGAAGCGGCTGACGACAAGCTGACGATCACGGCGACCGATCTGGACCAGAGCCTGCGGACGAGCTGCGTGGCCAAGGTGAAGAAGCCGGGCGCCTGCACGATTCCGGCGCGCAAGCTGTACGACTACATCAAGCTGCTGCCCGAGGGAGAAATCTCTCTCAAACTGATGGACAACCATTGGGTACAGATTCGCGCTGGCCGCTCGAACACGAAGATGGTGGGCATGGCGCGGGCGAACTTCCCTCAGGTGCCGGAGTTTCCGGCTTCATCGGCGGTGAAGATTTCCGTGCCTGCTTTGAAGAACATGGTTTCGAAGACGATCTTCGCGATCTCGAACGAGGAGTCGCGCTACACGCTGAACGGTGCGCTGCTGGTGCTGAAGGCAGAGTCGATGGCGATGGTGGCGACGGATGGTCATCGGCTGGCGCACATCGAAAAGCTGGGGGAGACGCTGGAGGGAATCTCGGGCGAGAAGAAGACGCTGATTCCGCGCAAGGCGCTGGCTGAGATTGCCGGATTGCTGGGAAGCACCGATGCGGAGACGCTGGAGTTCGCGGACGACGACCAGACGCTGTTCTTCAAGATCGGCGGGCGCGTGCTGACCAGCCGCAAGCTGACCGGACAGTTCCCGAACTACGAGGCTGTGCTGCCGCGCGACAACACTAAGTTTGTGATCGTGCGCTCGGAAGACCTGATGAGTTCGATCCAGCGCGTGGCGCAGTTCGCGGATGAGCGGTCGGGCGCGATCAAGATTCGGCTGGAGCAGAATGAGCTGAAGTTGTCGTCGTCTTCGACGGATGCGGGCGAGTCGGAGGACACCATTGAGACACCGTACAACTACGATCCTCTGGTGGTTGGATTCAACAGCCAGTATCTGATCGACTTCCTCAAGGCGATTGGAAATACCGGCGAGGTGCGGCTGGAGTTCAAGGACGCGCAGAGCGCTGGGCAGATGCGGCCCGAGGACGCGAATGAGGATGTGAAGTACCGGTATATTTTGATGCCGATGCGGATCTGA
- a CDS encoding SDR family oxidoreductase encodes MKIAIFGASGATGRLLTKRCFDAGYEVTALLRHPETFPLRIAVHAVNGSVFDPAAVAQTIEGADVVLSALGAKSLKKEDVLERAVPVIVAAMQQKGVRRIIVLGSAGAKPDALDKQPAWRRWIVEHLVYNTFLKWPVASQRAQYAALSASDLDWTMAMPPMLTNSRGRGKWRIDPDALPPNASRISREDVADFMMQQINNPQWIKKAVYIAW; translated from the coding sequence ATGAAGATCGCCATCTTCGGAGCCAGCGGAGCGACCGGACGCCTGCTCACCAAGCGCTGTTTCGATGCCGGTTATGAGGTCACCGCGCTGCTGCGCCATCCCGAGACCTTTCCTCTGCGCATAGCGGTCCACGCGGTAAACGGCAGCGTCTTCGACCCCGCAGCCGTCGCCCAGACCATCGAAGGCGCAGACGTGGTCCTCTCCGCGCTCGGCGCAAAGTCGCTGAAAAAAGAGGATGTTCTTGAGCGCGCCGTCCCAGTGATCGTCGCAGCCATGCAGCAGAAGGGCGTTCGCCGTATCATCGTCCTCGGCTCCGCCGGGGCAAAGCCCGACGCGCTCGATAAGCAGCCGGCCTGGCGCCGCTGGATCGTCGAGCACCTCGTCTACAACACCTTCCTGAAGTGGCCCGTGGCCTCGCAGCGCGCCCAGTACGCTGCGCTCTCAGCCAGCGACCTCGACTGGACCATGGCGATGCCGCCGATGCTCACCAACAGCCGCGGCCGCGGCAAGTGGCGTATCGACCCCGACGCTCTGCCGCCCAACGCCAGCCGCATCTCCCGCGAAGACGTGGCCGACTTCATGATGCAGCAGATCAACAACCCGCAGTGGATCAAGAAAGCCGTCTACATCGCCTGGTAA